The following DNA comes from Peribacillus sp. FSL E2-0218.
AGGGATCAGAAATCGCGATTCAGGCAGAGGGGAAATCGAATGAAGGAGTGGCGCTGTTACAAGGATTAGAGAAAAGATTGATGAGAACGCAGGAGCAGATGAAGATCATTGCCAAGGATATGGAGCAGCTATCGAAAACTTCCAAGGAAATCGAACGGATCGTCACGATCATTACATCCATTGCGGAACAAACGAATTTGTTGGCACTGAACGCAGCGATTGAAGCGGCAAGAGCAGGTGAAAATGGTAAAGGTTTTGCGGTTGTAGCGGGTGAGGTAAGGAAGCTGTCGGAAAATACCAAGGATTCCGTCTCGGAGGTCGTGAAGCTGGTTAGCGGCATCGCTCATTTTACCGATATAATGAATACATCGATTTCCTTGGTTAGCGGGGAAATCACGGAAGGTACGAAGCAAGGGAAGGAAACGGGCTTGTTTTTTACCGACATCGCCAAGGCCATGCTTACAGTAAAAGAGCAAAATATTAAAACAACCAAGGAGATGACAGAACTGAGTGCGATATTCGATGAAATTAACGAAGCGTTCAATCAAGTTGCGGTTTCCTCAGATCAATTGACGGAAATGACACTGAACCTGTAAGGAGTTGTGTATTTCAAAAATCAACTCGCTAGAATATCCGCAGTAATCATTACAAAAAAAGGTTGGCAAAAAAAGAAATACTTGAAAACAGCAGCGGTTAATGTTATATTAATAAAGCGATGAGCTAATTTGTGTAAGCCGCAGAACAAGCTTTTAGCTAAACGTCGGGATGTGGCCTGACGGTTCTACGCCTCAAACGCATCAAAGACGCCTGCTGCGTGCAGGCGTCTTTTTCATTTGGCGGATTCTTTCCTAGCCGTTTCGACATCTTCTTTGAATTCCTCTTGGATTTCTTCCGTAATCCCCTTTGTTGCATCCTTGAACTCCCTGAGGGAGGTGCCGACTGCTCGTCCGATTTGCGGGAGCTTATTCGGTCCAAAAACGACCAAAGCTAGCAGTAGAATCACTATTAAACCGGGAAAACCAATGTTTGAAAGCATGAAAATCACTCCAATCGAATCTGTTAGTTAATATTATAGACCCCTGATATGTATTTGCAAAGGCTATTTACTATTTATTGTAAAGATTCAAGCCTACAGATTAGGCTAACGATCGTTCCATTGTGACCGGTCCTTCAATAGTTCGTGATAATTTCCTTGCTAAGGAATGAAATAACTTGCAAGGTTGAAGGAAAT
Coding sequences within:
- the tatA gene encoding twin-arginine translocase TatA/TatE family subunit, translated to MLSNIGFPGLIVILLLALVVFGPNKLPQIGRAVGTSLREFKDATKGITEEIQEEFKEDVETARKESAK